Within Bacillus spongiae, the genomic segment GAATGGCATTTAATGGAATGTTACGTTCGATTCGTGATATGGTCCATAATATTGAAGCAAATTTTAGTAAAACAAATGAGAGTGTTGTCCATATATCAGAGGCTTCTTCTTATGCAGCTAAACATGCCGATGCTATTTCCAAAACGATTGCTGAGATTTCGGCAGGAGCAGAGAGCTCCGCTATCAGTATTCAAGGTACTGCCGAATCAATTGAAGAAATAACGCGAATTGCTGAAGAAGTTCAATCTCGAGCGAAGGCTTCACAAGTTTCCTCAGTAGAGATGTTAAAAGAACTAAATGAAAGCAATGATGTTATTCACTCACTTATACATGGGATGGAGCGTTTGGCCAAAGGAAATGAAACTTCTTTAGAAGCCGTTCACCGACTAGAAACTAACGCCAAGAAAGTTGAGCGTATTATTGGTCTCGTAGGGGATATTGCTGCTCAAACGAACCTATTAGCACTTAATGCTTCAATTGAAGCGGCTCGTGCTGGGGAACAGGGAAAAGGTTTTGCTGTTGTAGCGGAGGAGGTACGCAAGCTTGCGGACGAGAGTGGGACCGCCGTTCAAGGAATTTCAGATTTAATCCAAAATATTCAGAAAGAAGTGTATGCTGTAGTTCAGCAAATCACTGAACAAGTAAAGTCAGCAAATGAAGAAGCTCAAAAAGGAAGTAAAACGCATAAAGTTTTTGACCATATGACTGAAACAGTTCATGAAGTTGCTCACTCTGTTGAGCAAATTACAGCCTTAGTTAACGAACAAATGGAAAGTATACAACGTACATCCAGACAATCACAAGATGTATCAGCAATTGCTCAAGAAACATCAGCAGGGTCTTATGAAGTAACAGAAGCGACGAAGGAACAAGCGGCAGTTATGCAAAATGTAGAAGAATTAATGAGTGATTTAAAAACTCAAGCAGAACAGCTAAAGAAAACGATTTCGACTTTTCAGAGAGAATAACAAATAAAGGCCTCGAATCCTAATCGAGGCCTTTGTTTGTTCGTTTTCTGTTAAATCAAGTACGATATTGTTGATTCGTATTACCGTAAGAAAATAGAACTATATTATACTGGAACGTTTTTTAAAATATACTCCTCAACCACTTTCGCTACACCATCTTGCTGATTGCTGTCAGTTACAAAGTCTGCTTTTGCTTTAATATCACCAGGCGCGTTGCCCATCGCAACACCTAGTCCAGCAAATTCAATCATAGATAAATCATTATAACTATCCCCAATAGCAATCACTTCTTCACGAAGAATGCCTAGCCTTTGAATGAGAAAATTAAGGCTGGCCCCCTTTGTTACGCCTAGTGCTGTAAATTCTAAGAAAAAGGGTTTTGAACGCATAACACTTAACTCGTCAGCAAGCTCTTTTTGGAGCGTTTTCTCTGTAGAAACTAGCTTATCAGGTTCGTTTAGCATGAGAGCTTTTACAACGGATTCTTGTACATATTCTTTGAAGTTTGTGACCGTTTTAACTGGTAGACCGGTCAGATCACTTTCAATTACAGCGTATGGATTAGGTGAATCCGTTATAATGCAATCATCCACATAAGTTAAAATCCCCGCGTCTTCTCGAACACTTAAATCATATAACTGATGAACCATTTCAGGTGAAAGGGTCGCGCTATATAACTCTTCGTTAGTTTGACAATCAATAATTTTTGAACCATTAAAGGATAAAATATAACTTCCGTATTTTTCTAATTTTAATTCCTTAGCAACAGCGCGCATCCCTTCTGTTGGTCGCCCAGATGCTAGAACTACTTTAACTCCTTGGTTTTGTGCTTCCATGAGTGCTGCTTTTGTTCGTATAGATATCGTTTGGTCGTCCTGTAATAACGTATCGTCTAAATCAAGAACAATCATTTTATAGTGAGTCATCATCGTTCGCTTCCTTCCTAGTTGCTTCACGGTATTAATCCTACAACATATGTGAAAAAAATAGTAGAGATAATTTGTGACTCTTTTTGTGGAAAAGAGACATTTCCTTTTATATTTTTAAATCAATATGTCAAAATAAAGACAAGGACACCTAAAGGAGGAAGAAAACAATGAAAGTAGCATTAGCATCTGACCATGGTGGCGTATTGTTACGCAATGAGATCAGAAACTTACTAGATGAAATGAATATTGAATATGAAGATTTTGGATGTGAGTGTGAAGGATCTGTTGATTACCCTGACTATGCATTACCAGTTGCGGAAAAGGTAGCAAACGGAGAGTTTGATAAAGGAATCGTAATATGTGGAACGGGAATAGGGATGAGTATTGCTGCAAATAAAGTAAAAGGCATTCGATGTGCACTTGTTCATGACTTGTTTAGTGCAAAAGCAACAAGAGAACATAATGATACGAATATGCTGGCAATGGGAGAGCGGGTCATCGGCCTCGGTCTCGGAAGAGAGATTGCTCGTGTATGGCTCTCAACAGAGTTTGAAGGTGGTCGCCATGAAAATCGCATAAACAAGATAAGTCAATACGAGAATAAATAGTAGGTGAGACAACTATGCAAAATCACTTAGATAAATGGCGTTCTCAAGTAAGCGTTATTTTACACGAATTTCAAGAGCAAGCACATTTGAAGCCTGGACAACTCTTTATTGTAGGTTGCTCAACTTCTGAAGTGGTAGGAAAAAAGATTGGTACGGCAGGCACAAATGATGTAGCTTCTATGTTGTATCAAGAACTTTTTTCTTTTGCTAAACAATATCACCTTTATCTTGCGTTTCAATGCTGTGAACATTTGAATCGAGCACTCGTTATAGAGAAAGAGGTTGCCGAAAAAATGGGTTTTGAAGAAGTCACGGTGGTTCCCGTCAGAACAGCAGGAGGGGCAATGGCGTCCTATGCTTACGAACAAAAAAATGACTATATTGTCGTTGAACATATCGTTGCTCATGGAGGGATCGATATTGGAGATACGTTTATCGGTATGCATGTAAAGCATGTTGCAGTACCTGTTAGGGTATCACAAAAGACAATTGGGAACGCACATGTTACTTTAGCTCGCACGAGACCAAAGCTAATTGGTGGAAATCGGGCTGTGTATGAGAATCGTTTCGGAACCGAAAAATGTACTTAAAAGAGTTCAATAATTAAAACGACCAAATAGAGAGGGGGTGAAATACCTCTCTATTTAGTCGTTTTAGGAAAAAGGAGAGGTTAGATGAACACAACCATCTATTTTGTTCGGCATGCCCACTCTATATATACTCCAGATGAAGAGGGAAGACCTTTATCTGACAAGGGGTTTTGCGACGCAAAAAAAGTAGCGTCAATGCTGGAAAATAGAGAACTACATTCCATAATCTCGAGTCCTTATAAACGAGCACAACAGACGGTTGAAAAGCTTGCTGAAATAAAGAGCTTAACGATTAATGTAATAGAGGATTTTAAAGAGCGAAGGTTAGCAGAAGAGGCAGTTGAACATTTTGATTCTGCTATTAAAGCGGTATGGAAAGATGAATTATTTGCTTATGAAGGTGGGGAATCCAACCTTGAAGCGCAAAGAAGAGGTGTTTTGGCCATGGAAAATGTACTTGAACACAATCGTGGCAAAAACATCGTCATTGCTACACATGGAAACCTAATGGTACTCATCATGAAGCATTATCATAATCAATTTGATTATGATTTTTGGAAACAGCTCACTATGCCGGATATTTATCAGTTAACCTTTCAAGGAAATCAATACGTTGAAGCCAAAAGAGTGAGTGGAGCTGACGTTTTATTCTAATTAATCTCAACTAGTAGCATGTTTACTTTTTGCTTAGTTCTTTGTTACAGCTCGTCGCATACTCCTAAATAATGGATCGTCTACTTTTGATGAGAGTAATGATGAAAATCGAACAGTGGGACTAAAATGACATGTTTCTATTAGGTTATTTTGTTGTAGCGCTGTTATCAAATCTAATGAGGCAAAATCGAGCAGATATTTGTCAGGAAACATTTAATGCAATTATAGGGAAATAACAATTATCTTAATAATTTTCACCAATTCTCTATTTTTCCTTACAAAATAGGCATTATTGTCTATTTTTTCTCGTTTCTATGTTCTAGATTGTTGAAAATGATCTACATTAACTCTTTATCGATAAAATGCAAGGAACAGCTTTTTTAACATATGTGGTCATGTTAAAATATAAAAGGTTACATAGGTTGATATATTACTAGAAAATAGTAAGTAGTTTGCTTTTAAATTGAAGGGGGATTTCTACGATGAAACAGTTAGCTAATCAAGATCCACAAGTGTTTGCTTCAATTCAAGATGAACTTAAGCGTCAACAGTCCAATATTGAATTAATTGCCTCAGAAAACTTTGTTAGTGAAGCCGTAATGGAAGCTCAAGGCTCAGTTCTGACGAATAAATATGCTGAAGGATATCCGGGTCGTCGATATTATGGTGGTTGTGAACATGTCGATGTAGCTGAGAATATAGCACGAGACCGTGCGAAAGAGATTTTTGGTGCAGACCATGCCAATGTTCAGCCACATTCTGGTGCCCAAGCTAATATGGCGGTTTACTTTACGGTATTAGAACCAGGTGATACGGTGCTTGGAATGAATCTTTCCCACGGCGGTCATCTTACACACGGTAGTCCAGTAAATTTCAGTGGGGTTCAATATAATTTTGTCGAATATGGCGTCGATAAAGATACACATCAAATTAATTATGAAGATGTTCGTCAAAAGGCGATAGAGAATAAACCGAAGCTTATTGTTGCTGGGGCAAGTGCGTACCCGCGCACAATTGATTTTGCGAAATTCCGTGAAATTGCTGATGAAGTAGGCGCGTACTTAATGGTAGATATGGCTCATATTGCTGGTCTTGTTGCAGCGGGAGTACATCCAAGTCCAATTCCATATGCAGATTTTGTGACAACAACGACTCATAAAACCCTACGAGGACCTCGTGGTGGAATGATTTTATGTAAAGAAGAATGGGCAAAGAAAATTGATAAATCCATCTTCCCAGGTATTCAAGGTGGTCCACTTATGCATGTCATTGCGGCAAAAGCAGTTGCTTTCGGTGAAGCCCTTCAAGATTCCTTTAAGGAATACACACGTAATATCGTGTCCAACGCAAAACGTCTAGGAGAAGCCCTACAAAAGGAAGGTCTTGATCTCGTGTCTGATGGAACGGATAATCATTTACTTCTCTTAGATTTACGTTCGCTTGGTTTGACAGGTAAAATTGGTGAAAAAGTCCTTGATGAAATCGGCATAACTGTAAATAAAAACACTATTCCATTTGATCCTGAGAGTCCCTTTGTGACAAGTGGTATTCGAATTGGAACAGCTGCTGTGACAACACGTGGATTTGGTCTCGAAGATATGGACGAGATCGCAGCGATTATTGCTTTAACGTTAAAAGAGCATGAAAATGAAGAAAAGCTG encodes:
- a CDS encoding TIGR01440 family protein, whose protein sequence is MQNHLDKWRSQVSVILHEFQEQAHLKPGQLFIVGCSTSEVVGKKIGTAGTNDVASMLYQELFSFAKQYHLYLAFQCCEHLNRALVIEKEVAEKMGFEEVTVVPVRTAGGAMASYAYEQKNDYIVVEHIVAHGGIDIGDTFIGMHVKHVAVPVRVSQKTIGNAHVTLARTRPKLIGGNRAVYENRFGTEKCT
- the rpiB gene encoding ribose 5-phosphate isomerase B: MKVALASDHGGVLLRNEIRNLLDEMNIEYEDFGCECEGSVDYPDYALPVAEKVANGEFDKGIVICGTGIGMSIAANKVKGIRCALVHDLFSAKATREHNDTNMLAMGERVIGLGLGREIARVWLSTEFEGGRHENRINKISQYENK
- a CDS encoding Cof-type HAD-IIB family hydrolase, coding for MTHYKMIVLDLDDTLLQDDQTISIRTKAALMEAQNQGVKVVLASGRPTEGMRAVAKELKLEKYGSYILSFNGSKIIDCQTNEELYSATLSPEMVHQLYDLSVREDAGILTYVDDCIITDSPNPYAVIESDLTGLPVKTVTNFKEYVQESVVKALMLNEPDKLVSTEKTLQKELADELSVMRSKPFFLEFTALGVTKGASLNFLIQRLGILREEVIAIGDSYNDLSMIEFAGLGVAMGNAPGDIKAKADFVTDSNQQDGVAKVVEEYILKNVPV
- a CDS encoding histidine phosphatase family protein; this encodes MNTTIYFVRHAHSIYTPDEEGRPLSDKGFCDAKKVASMLENRELHSIISSPYKRAQQTVEKLAEIKSLTINVIEDFKERRLAEEAVEHFDSAIKAVWKDELFAYEGGESNLEAQRRGVLAMENVLEHNRGKNIVIATHGNLMVLIMKHYHNQFDYDFWKQLTMPDIYQLTFQGNQYVEAKRVSGADVLF
- the glyA gene encoding serine hydroxymethyltransferase — protein: MKQLANQDPQVFASIQDELKRQQSNIELIASENFVSEAVMEAQGSVLTNKYAEGYPGRRYYGGCEHVDVAENIARDRAKEIFGADHANVQPHSGAQANMAVYFTVLEPGDTVLGMNLSHGGHLTHGSPVNFSGVQYNFVEYGVDKDTHQINYEDVRQKAIENKPKLIVAGASAYPRTIDFAKFREIADEVGAYLMVDMAHIAGLVAAGVHPSPIPYADFVTTTTHKTLRGPRGGMILCKEEWAKKIDKSIFPGIQGGPLMHVIAAKAVAFGEALQDSFKEYTRNIVSNAKRLGEALQKEGLDLVSDGTDNHLLLLDLRSLGLTGKIGEKVLDEIGITVNKNTIPFDPESPFVTSGIRIGTAAVTTRGFGLEDMDEIAAIIALTLKEHENEEKLTEAKQRVERLAEKYPLYHS